attttgtattttcaataAAAGGGGGGGAGTAAAAGTGGTTAAGCTTTATGCAAGCACAACTTATATTCCCTAGAAAAGAAGCATATGACTCGGATTCATATTCTTCAATCGTATGAAACCACATCATGTAATGATCATATGACCCATAATTTCCTATGGTActtatcaaaaattaaataagtaatcTAGTATCATATTCGTAGTAACTTTTTCCACCGAACAAAACGGCCAAAGGCTAAAAGATAAACATGACATGCTTTGAATACATACTTAATATTATGCTTTGGGCAAGTCTCAATTAGTCATCACtcatacataaataaataaaaatttataatataaataaataaataaaaattcaataattcaaacatattgatacatagtagtattaaCCAATCATAATTGTAAAAatcacttctttttttctctatatttttgtAACTGTGATTGATTGAGTACATCATATATTAATGTGTCCAAACTATGCATAAGCTTCAAGATTTGTTtcccccaaaataattaatgatggTCATTAATTTAGTTCAAGATTGCGATCGTTTGTCCCACAACATAAGGAATGTTATCACCAAAGTCCAAAAAAACCAATCATATACTTATCCACAAGAAATAATTCatgacattaattaattacaatgaCAATATCGtgaaaaaaccaaaacaagcaagaaaataaatgacaatACATCATTTAAAAACCAAATACTCACTAATTACCAAAGCACACACTCAACCTCACAttgtttttcatatatatacatcatTTTCCCAAACAAACACCATGCAATAAGATCGATACCATAGTCCTTCACatccaatttttttggttCTTTTTTTTCGTTGACTTTCTTATCATTCCAATTTTGACCATAACTTGACgctcaaattcaaattagttGAAGAACCCTCGAGGAATAGCTTTGCAAACCAGTGGATGCTTCATCTCCATGGACATTTTCAAGCATTCCGATAAATCCACACTCGAAGCACTCCACTTAAAGGTACGAAGCAACTGCGCCAGCCAAAGATGGACCGTAGCAAGTCCCATGGCCTTACCGGGGCACACCCTCCTACCCGACCCAAATGGCGCCAATCTGAGATCCGACCCCATGATGGCAACATCTTCCTCTATGAACCTCTCGGGCCTAAACTTTGTGGGCTCGGCCCACACCTTCTCATCGTTCGCTATGGCCCACATGTTGACCATGGCAGTCGTGCCCGCGGGGACAAAATGTTGTCCCACATGTGTGTCATGGATCGCCAGCCGGGCCCATGAGAGGAGTGGGCCCGGAGGATGCATCCGGAGTGTCTCCTTCACTATGGCTTGGAGGTAAGGGAGGTTTACGAGGTCGGAATCAGTTATTATGGTTGCGTTCGCGCCGATTGCGGTGTCGATTTCGTGTTGGGCCTTGGTTTGGATGTCCGGATGAAGAATCATTCTTGCAAGAATCCATTCTAACAGAATTGCAACGGTATCAGTTCCCCTAAATACCATttcctgaaaaaaaaaaacataaagtttcccaaaatattattatatttttatttagagcaacgaaaatatatataggccCACACACATGATTAGCACATTGTTGCTGTCACAGGGCGCAAAGTGGTCGAATTAAATTGGGCATGTTCCATTTCCACGAATCTATTTGAAGAATCTACTTTTGTAAGAAGATATAAGTGAGATGAGAAAGCAAATCTGAAACAGCTATGCATAATCCTAATATAATGATCGTGATACAAAACATGAAAGACCTATTAAACCTATTTATCTAGATGAAACAAATTAAGGAACCAAACACTAAATTTAAATGCAAGAAAATCTCATTCAGGGAAATTAAGGTTTATCATATAACACAAGCAAGTTTTAAATATCTCAATTGATCCCACGGCCAAATTTTTTCAGACACAAAACTCATGTACGTTCTACACAAAAGCATTCAAATCGCACAAGTGAACCAcaccttaaaaaaaaatagatgcAACTGCAAAGTCACTACTAAAATGTTTGTGAGATTCGAACACCAGACTTTTGACTAGGAGTGAACATTCGGATTTTGGATCAGATTTTTACCCAATCCGATTCAAGATCCAAagtttaatgaaaaattaatccAATCCGCTCTGAGTTGTCCgaaaatctaaatataaaattcaaaatccaaataataaaaatcaatatcgAAAAATCTGAAgctggataaaaaaaaaattccacaaaattaataacagAATTCGAAAATACAATAGATATGAtatattatattcatattttggattttaatatatCCTATCCGATCCGTTCGATCCGAACAtccaaaatttccaaaaaaaattgaacgaTCTGAAttgaatattcaaaaaatCCAATCCGAAttccaaatttcaatttggTTCAAATCGAATTTTcagatttgaaatttttgctAACCTCTTCTTTTGACCTAGAAATACCCACATTCGACACTAGACTATCCCTAAAAGGAactcaagaaagaaaaaaagaaaacttacCCAAAGAAGAGCAATCATGTCAGAATCATCCAACCTATTCTCCTCCATACCAAGCAAAACATCAAGAAAACATTGATTATGATCCTCCCTTTTGATGACCCTATGCTCCTCCACAATCTTCCCCACAAAAACCCCTACCCTCTCCCCCAAATCCCTACTCCTCCTCCTCACCCCCTGCAAATCCATCCACCCCAAAACAGGAAAATGATCACTCCAATTGAACACCCCCAACACCTCATACCCTTCCCTCACCAACCCCTCCAACTCCATAACATCACCACCATCATCCCATTTCCCAAACACACTCATCATCACATTCTTCAATGCACCAAAATGCAACACACTCCTCACCTCAACCCCACCATTTTCTCTTGCAATCTTCTCCATCATCTCCAGCCCTATCTCCCTTCTCATGCTCTCGAACGCCGCCAGCCGCCGCGGGCTGAAGAGGTGGAGCGCCGAGACCCTCCTGAGCCCCCTCCAGTAGTCCCCGCACGGCGCGAACCCCATGGCCCGGTGGAAGAGGAGCTCCCGGGCCGACTCTTTCACCGGGCGGTCGGAGAAGGCCGGGCTGGTGAGGATCTCCCGGGCGGTGCCGGGGCTGCTGGCGACGACGAGGCGTGtggaccccacggagaaggcCATGAGGGACGTGGCGTCGAGGGTTTTGGAGAGGGATGCGAGGACTTGGTGGGTGAGGGGGCTTGCGAAGGCGGGGGCGAGGCCGAGGAGGGGGAGGCCGGAGGGCCCGGGAATGGCGGGGCGGGTGCGGGATTTGGCCCACGCGAGGCCGCCTGGGGTTAGCCAGAGGCCGAAAACTGCGGTGAGGAGGAGGAGCCATAGGAGGTGGAGAGGTGAGGAGTGGggaaagatgaagaagaagaggaattCAGATGACATTTTcatgctttttttttcagttttttagGGTTTCAGATGTGTGAAAGCTAGGTTTTTGgtaatgagagagagagagagagagattgtaGGTATGGGGAGTGTGATTGAACTGTTAAATAGAGGTAGGGTTAAGGCAAATAGATCACCAACTTTTCATTAAACTAACAATTCGAATTTTATGGTTTTATATTTGGAGAATTTGGTtgctaatatcatgaactttggctgaatcttgaattttttttccaacttAAAATTTGATCGTGTAACGATTATGAACTGTggtgtagtttggaattttcCGCGATTGATAATTCTTGCTAAATTAATGTGATTCCTATATGTCGGACTTTTTAAAGGTTGGATCACGGTGGGTTCTAACCCGAATCCTTTGGCCTTGTGATAATCACTCCTTATGTGGACTTTACGTGGATTAAATAGCTATATATATCTTAGAATAGTGATCCACATAGAATATGTCATATAATTTGGCTGATTAACCAGCACAAAATGGTACTCCACTCCACAAGAATTCCTGCATTAGACTTTATACAAGTACAGTACTAGTacattttttcagtttatatACTTATAGTCAATGctattagtattaaaatgtGTATCTAAATTTTGACATGTTCCATGATTAAGGATGATTAGTTGTGTAATTGTATAATGTtggtattttaattattttgaaatatgacataaattcttttagatttattttgtttaattaatgttaatgTGCGtcttataatatattttctaatttgaCTTACTTCCTTTGTATGTTTCATGAGTCATGGGTGGCAATGCATAGCCATATTTAGGTTTCTCttcattcaaataaataaatatttatattagaaAAGTAACTACTTCTGTGTGATCTAGACTGAGAAGCAAGAATATAAATCGTATATTGgttagagaaaaataatagtactccttccgtctgtAGTGTGAAATCTAACTTTGACTCAATGCTAAGATGAAATAATTGGAAAGttattaaaatgtgaaaactattcttatattattaattttacaatagaATGTAGGTCAATCATTTAGTGGAATGCAGAGattattaccaaaaaaatacaaattgtGATATGAGACTTTTAATTACAATGATCTAAAACAAAACTTTATTTCGTATACAAACAACAGTCATTTATAATTGATACATCCATTCCAAAACTTGAAGTGGCACCAATTATTTGCTAACATGAATGGAGCTTTTTCAGATTTTGTGCAGTATATATCATGTGTATgtaaatcatgaaattgatAAACTTGGGTTGGAACCAATCAAATGAAATGAGAATATGATTGACACATGATACCACGCCgcattaaatattgattaattattttcccaCTAGGATGTAGTACTAATTAGCATCCTACTTTGCCACTCCAAATTGTTAGCACGATCCAATCATATACATGCCTCtgaaaactttaattaattgtttgtttatttgcaACTATATAAACAGCTAGGCTATGATTTGCATCAATAATGTAGCTTCTAGTGGAAGCCGCTCCTTATCATGATTCCAAGTTTCGACTACACTTGATTTCTCTAGGCGTGTGAcaatttgttttgaatttcgaatattaaaataataatttttttgtgatgctGAGCTTTTGCACAGTGATCCacatataatactaataattcgACTATATTATAcgaataaaaacatttttaataataatttgattgatAGTTTTGTGAAGGAAGGGGCAGTTGTGAGTGTAGGAAGGTGGGTTTTTGGTGAacctagtagtagtatttgttttgtgtaaatattcatttttggtgaacctagtagtagtatttgttttgtgTAAATATTCAAGTAAATTGAGGTCGACTAAAGGAGGATTTATCCTAAATcagattataaatattttaattattattgaatgAATTGTTATACAGTAGAAACTAAAAGAAGGCTTGTAGTAGCAATATAATTGCTCTCTTTAATGAAAAAGTTGTAACAGCCcggcccaattttttttttttttggacataGAGATAAATGGACTTTGATCTGGTGGGCCACTTTTACGAGTTAAGTGCAAGCATCAATTTTCAGCAACATAACCTCTTCTACTTGGATAGCCTAAACACGTGAGCTTTTTTGATAGCGTTGAGCCCGAGCATCCGCAACAATGGCTCTTCTCCCTTGCCCGTAACCCATTTCGAGTGGCTCATCCCACTGCGATGACACTAGTCGTTTCTTTGGCCTCCAATACGACTCATGAGTTGTGTTTCTTTCgcgtcttttttatttttccaaatttttagCTTTTTATACACTCCCTTCGTCtgcaaataggagtcccggttcacttttaccataaatggtaatagggtctcaccttccactaactcatttcactcacatttcatttaaaactaatatacacaAGTGGGATCCtattccactaaattttttccacccactttttttaacatttcttaaaacccgtgccgccaaGAAATGGAACTCCTAATAGCGGACGTAGAAAGTAACTATCTATATCCAATTAATGCACAACGAATAATGTCAATCAGTTTTATAGAttatttttccccaaaatataTACGATTTACACAAACAACCGTACGGTATACCTTATCGAAATCACCATATCATATACcataccgaaaattcgatatgtgaaaaagtcatacctttaccttaccaaaattttaccgaacttcggtatactttatttttggtatggAGAATTTtcataccgataccgtacctcaTTCCGGTATATtgtaccgaaattcggtatacTATAACGAAATTTGGTATGCACATCATTGTTACCCCAACCCAAGGTTAAATCATCATATTGTTCCAGTTAGAGATGTCAAGTGGCCCGGGCCCGGTGAGGCCCGACAACATTTGAGCCCAGCCCGGCCCAGGCCCACGTCTGAAACGGTCCGGGCCAGGCCTGGGTTTTGGTTGACATGGATGGGCCCAGCCCAGCCCGAGCCCAGTAAGTAAATGGGTCGGGCCGGGCTGGGCCTGGGCTTAATTTAATGCATGCTTTAGTTACAAAATTACATACTGTCAatctataatttttgttaagtAGTTCGTGAaggttaaaaattaaaaatggaagaagtaacttgtttacctattaatttattgatttacaTAATCCCATAAATTTAGGAATCAAGAAACTAAAATACACTATTTAGAAGGAAACGGTTAAAGTCAAAGATTAATTGGAACTAAAGTCATGGAAATATTAATTGGAATTATGGAATATTGGGAGTAgagaatgaaaatatatattgaatatagGGAAATGGCTAAATCATGGAAagattaattgaaaaattaattggaactaaaaaaagatgttccatAATTAACACATGCATAATTAACCCTCAATATTAGCATGTGATCGTGTCATATATGGATATATAGGTATAGGATATATGCAAATaccatataattatatataatccCACAAAATCAGGATTTAAGAGAGATCTACTAAAATAACGATCTGCTATATACATATTGTAACAGGGTCTTGCTAGGATGAGATTTTTGggcataattgagaaatgagatgcaatctcaggcACTAATTTAcaagattaatttaatgtcaacaactatcacattatgtcaacaagagggtataattgtcttttcattaataatatagaggacaaaaataaaatacatttgaaatcattttcttaagtcttcaaatcttcaattctGCAAcgttcaaatcttcaaatcttcaaatcttcttcaacattcaaatcttcaaatcttcaacattcaaatcttcaaatctttaaatcttcaattcttcaacattcaaatcttcaaatcttcttcaacattcaaatcttcaaatcttcaaatcttcaaatcttcaacattcaaatcttcaatatcaatatcgaatgtcaacaactcgtattaaaatgtcaacaactaacaaataacacttataattcacatatcattaccgagaatatcgaatgtcaacaactcgtattaaaatatcaacaactaacaaataacacttacaattcacatatcaataccgagaatatcgaatgtcaacaactcgtattaaaatgtcaacaactaacaaataacacttacaattcacatatcaataccgagaatatcgaatgtcaacaactcgtattaaaatgtcaacaactaacaaataacacttactattcacatatcaataccgagaatatcgaatgtcaacaacttgtattaaaatgtcaacaactaacaaataatacttataattcacatatcaactacgatgtcaacaacaaacattattcatgtcaactacgatgtcaacgacaaatattttcatgtcaacgatgtatattatttatgtcaacaacaacgttttacatataattcatgtcaacaacaatgttttacatataatttacgtcaacaacatttttcataaaatttatgccaacgacttatataattcatgtcaataacaaacgttattatgtcaacaagctatataattcatgtcaataacaaacgttatttatgtcaactacgatgtcaacaagaaactttatttatgtcaactacgatgtcaacaacaaactttatttatgtcaactattatgtcaacaataacatttcacaaataattaatgtcaacgacaaatattttcatgtcaacgacgtatattatttatgtcaacaacaactttttacataaaattcatgtcaacatataatttatgtcaacaacaattttcataaaatttatgtcaacgaaatatataattcatgtcaataacaaacgttattatgtcaacgagctatataatttatgtcaacaacaattttcataaaatttatgtcaacgaactatataattcatgtcaataacaaacgttattatgtcaacgagctatataattcatgtcaaaaataaacattttcatgtcaacaacttatataatttatgtcaacaataatattttaggcaatatcacaaacaccttATCTACACAACTCAAAAATTCCAGCAACACAATCGAATTAAAAACtacatccatatatttcaaaaattaattgcaatttGCTTTCGATTTTAGAGAAATCGAATCcatagaattaatattaacattCAACAATTGTCATTGCAGATTGGAACAAAAATCATCAAACTTTTAGAAGCTTAATTACCACCTCAAATtgaaggaaaaatgaaataaaaccAATGTTTATCACTATTGACGGGGAAGACTTTATTACTGGTTACCGGCAACGGCGTGGCGACATCTACAAAATTCGCCGATCTCATCTCCATCTGGAAGATCCTCACCGCGCGCAAAAATAGTTTCTCCGGCAGCTCGTCCTCCGTCTGCCCCTCCACTCAGAACCCCAAATCCACTGTAGCCGCCTTTACGCACCCTCACGCTAGCCGCAAAATCGCGGAGGCGACGGTGGAGCTGCCGATGTCGACATCGATTTCCAGATAATCTGCTCCTCGGTGGTAGCAGCAGTTCACAGCCTTGCCGAGCAGACACACCGAGTATCTCCCCACCGCCTTCTTCAGAATCCTCGGTTCTTTCACGATTTTATTCACGATTTTGAATCGGTTGTAGCGATATTCACCCAATCCGTTGATGAATTTGTTGAGCAGATGATTCGATCCGATCGGCTCCCCTTTTCCTTGCTGGAGAAGTAGAACACCACAGAGTGATGCTCGCGGAAGTAGAACACCACGAAGTAGATCACATCTTCGATCTGTCAATATACCAAGTCGCAGTACTCAAATGGATCAGTCGTTTCCTATAACAATCAACAATAGCAAGAATCAACAATACTAACAAAAAGACTTGAGGCAAAAGCacgaaataaaattaacatgcatATCCAAACTCCATCAGCAGTTGTAATTAACAGCATTATGCAGATCTATTAGTATATTGAGTATTTCGTCTAAATCGAACATATACATGCAACTAAAGAAccattgaaatttgaaaatgcaCATATCTCTGATTCCACAATACAAACTCCATCACCAGTTGTAATTAACAACATTACGCAGATTCTATTACTCTAAATAAAACATACTTGCAACTGAAGCACCAATGAAAGTGCGCAGAACTCAGATTCCACAACACAAAATGCAAATGTATATGCAGAGCAAATTGAACCGTAAAGTTATGAACAACTAAGTCAGATCGAGATCGAATGTTTACGCACCTGAGCAGCAATGAGGCCGCTAATGTGCGCCATATCGCAGAGCAGAAGCGCGCCGCACTTATCAACAACCGATCTGAACCTCTTGTAATCCCAATCCCTAGGGTAAGCACTCCCTCCGCAGATAATCAACTTAGGCCTGAAGTCAAGCGCCTTCTCCTCCAACCTATCGTAATCAATGTAGCCGGTCTTCGAATCAACCTTGTACGGCAAGATCTCGAAGTAGATCGAGGTGGCGCTGATCTTCTTACCGCCGGAGGTGTAGTACCAGTGCGTGAGATGGCCGCCGGATGGCAGATCCGGTCGTGCGTGTTGAGAACCGTCGTGTAGGCGGCGAAGTTCGCCGGTGAGCCGCTGTAGGGCTGGACATTGACGCCCCAACTGGCCGGGTCGAGGCGGTAGGCCTGGAGGGCGCGCGAGCGGGTGAGGTTCTCGATCTGGTCGATGTACTCGTTGCCGCCATAGTAGCGGTTGCAGGCATGCCCTCGGAGTACTTGTTGGTGAGCGCACTGCCGAGAGCTTCAATCACGACGAAGGAGGTGAAATTCTCGAAGGCGATGAGCTCGATGCCGCGGCACTGGCGGCGCTTCTCCTTCTCGATGAGGTCGTGGATCTCGGGGTCCACGGCGGCGAGAGGAGTGTTTCCCCATTCTGATACGGCGTCCATGATTGGAATCGGAGGTGGTGGAATGGAGGTGGTGAGTTTGGATCAATGTCTGCCAGAACGAGCATGTCAACTAATCGATCTCAATTAGACCACCTGATCGAGGAGGGTGACGAAGACCGGGAGAGCCTCTTCTTCGAGCCCAGCACGACGAGTTTCGCGCTGGCGGAGGCAGAATCAGGCGGCGGAGGTAGAGAATCAGAGCGCGGCGGCAGCATGGCGTTGGTGGCGGCGATGAATTCGAGGGATCCGTTCCTGGATTTCAGGACTTTGATGGCGGAGATGGTGGAGGGCGACTGGGAGATGGATTGGGGGTTTttggtgaagatgaagaacCTAATTAAAACACGAAATGACCATTAtaccctttcataataaattaatctaaaaatattttttgtgtggcaaaatctagaccactcatttaataaaaatgagtggctgatattgcatctcatttctcaattaccctaaaaaatctcaattgatcatggaCCTATTGTAACATATACATATTATGATACACatctactatatatatatgtatacatacacctaaaaaatttaactatttcATCACTATAATCATGGAAGAATTAACCTCTATAATTATGCAAAGTAATTTTAGTACTCAATCTACTATACTGTGAAGAAAGAAATTAGGTAAAAATGAATCTCCTATAACTAATGgtaatcatgaaaaattgtaatttcaaaatgttatatttaaatCTCCATGGTACTAATATAGTTTTGGGGATTTAGTTTGTATAGGCTTATATATAGTTTAAAAGATACTAGTATGAAAATAACTTATAAGGCAAATACATAAGTTGGGCCGGGCCTGGGCTGGGTCTGGGCCTAGGCCGGTCCTGGGCCTGGGCCGGGCTTCAGATGGTCCTGGGCCCGGGCCGGTTCTGGGTTTAAAAAACAACCCAATTGGAGCCTGATTAAACTCCTCAGCCCAGCCCAGGCCAACACTATTGATGCATTGTTGCTTTTAATAGTTGTCAATGAAGAATTTTCTCAACGTCGTACATCAGGAGATTTAGCTACTTCGGAATTTATGGGTCGCAAACAAATCATAATACTTCAACATTAAGTTGACCTTGTTCAGCCACATGTCACAATGAACGGTATGATTGAGTTTATTGATCTTAATAAGAATACGTTTGACATTGATGAAATGTTGGTAGAGTTCGTCAACAGCATCAAGAGCATGTCAATGCCGATCTCTGAAACACATGATACCTCAACACTTCATTATCATCATTTTGGCAACACTAAAGGGAAAATTCAAAAGAAGCGTACCATTCCATAAGCCGGAGGCTTCCCATACTCGAGCGTTGTTAAATAATCGTCGTCAAGATTCTCATCGTATGCATCTTCTTATTGTTTCTTTCTTTCATATTCAGAAACCATAGAGgtcttctttttcttatgcTGTCTCACTTTCTCTTCCCGCCACTCTTTCTGCAACCacatttctaattaattactactataataaacAATGATGGAGATAAAGCCTGAAGAATTCTCATAGCTGTTGTACCTGATCCAAATCTTCACCAGTTTTGAGAATGCATTGGTCAGCTCTCCACCACAAACGAAGAGTTGAAATCTCTCCGTCAAGCCTGCATGTCTGAAGGTCGCACGAAGAGTAAGTACTCCAAAGTACGGTAATGCTTTACCATGTGCAACCAATAACATTCGCAAACATTTATCCCAAACAACATTTAAATAGTAAAACAATATGTGGATTATGCTTAAGCATCCATGTGGTTTGGCCAATGGTGATACTTCGAGGGGTAATTGATAcgcccggattttgcactgttttaaggccattatttggtccgtttttgttatcaaaatcactctacatgtccattatttgcatattctatacattttggtattttgacgtgttttgtgagaaatgtgcatatttgagccgaaaaggggagtaaaaatgcatagtctggaaatctggagtcagacggcgaccgccgaCCGCCGCGAAAttgtacggcgaccgccggcgcccggcggtcagagctatgtggcggcccgcctcggaaatttacgctaggagaagagtctcgcccggcgaccgcggaggacatgtggcggtcccgccaccgaagggtcgagagtctctggactccaacgcggcgaccgccggccaaggtgcggcggcccgccggaggaaggcggcgaatccgaccagccctagatttgctccaagatttaccaaactttgaagatcttttccttctatgatgaggaataatcttcccctataaataggacctcaagcttcatcaaaaagagttTTTCAtacaacaagaacacattcatagagatcaaaagctagagtacttcaattgtgcaaggagttggagaaggatttcaagaacatcaagaacaacaaggattcaacctacgggttttatttgctttagttttatgttcaaattgttttcccttcaatctatgtttttagtttattcggtcatgtgtaactaaactcataggattctagggatgtgttagtagcaactttggttatacaattccgttttctatttaatatccgttttgtttttactttgtttcttccctaagttaatcatgatgcttcataattgagtgacacaattatgtatgattcaatacaacttgcttcataactgtgacagagttctagcgagttagatccacttagtagacactacagttagcttcctttaaaacggcaagctgttaattgagagtgaggacttttcaagggtcttaggagcttttggagttacgtgttaggattgacaaccctaatgttagtaatcaacgtttgtatcgcatgNNNNNNNNNNNNNNNNNNNNNNNNNNNNNNNNNNNNNNNNNNNNNNNNNNNNNNNNNNNNNNNNNNNNNNNNNNNNNNNNNNNNNNNNNNNNNNNNNNNNttggaatttgtataaccataaaagtgaaagcacatccctggaattcccttatctctatatttttctctccgtgatttgcttgcatttagttgtttaccgtttttaatatttactggttttcaaaattttccaaaaattcttgtttctccagatagtaattgagttctagtagaagatagacactttgtgtacatcttccccgtgttcgatacccggtactaaccttttgctatactatacctactctgtatacttgcaggtatttatagtgcaaataaaaagtgcatcagtaATCCAGCACAAAAGCTGGTTGCAATAAGCTTGGTTCTACTACCAACTCAAATATctgcaaaacaaaaaagatttTGTGCTCAGTTTAATATAGAGAACCTCTTGCAATAGttaataatgattaatattgtgacatccctaacccaGAATTCTATCatttgcataattatttatttcact
The genomic region above belongs to Salvia hispanica cultivar TCC Black 2014 chromosome 3, UniMelb_Shisp_WGS_1.0, whole genome shotgun sequence and contains:
- the LOC125216857 gene encoding cytochrome P450 78A5-like; translation: MKMSSEFLFFFIFPHSSPLHLLWLLLLTAVFGLWLTPGGLAWAKSRTRPAIPGPSGLPLLGLAPAFASPLTHQVLASLSKTLDATSLMAFSVGSTRLVVASSPGTAREILTSPAFSDRPVKESARELLFHRAMGFAPCGDYWRGLRRVSALHLFSPRRLAAFESMRREIGLEMMEKIARENGGVEVRSVLHFGALKNVMMSVFGKWDDGGDVMELEGLVREGYEVLGVFNWSDHFPVLGWMDLQGVRRRSRDLGERVGVFVGKIVEEHRVIKREDHNQCFLDVLLGMEENRLDDSDMIALLWEMVFRGTDTVAILLEWILARMILHPDIQTKAQHEIDTAIGANATIITDSDLVNLPYLQAIVKETLRMHPPGPLLSWARLAIHDTHVGQHFVPAGTTAMVNMWAIANDEKVWAEPTKFRPERFIEEDVAIMGSDLRLAPFGSGRRVCPGKAMGLATVHLWLAQLLRTFKWSASSVDLSECLKMSMEMKHPLVCKAIPRGFFN